Genomic window (Pseudothauera hydrothermalis):
GCCGCATCGCGGATGCCAAAACCGACGCACACCGGCATGCCCACCGCCGCGCGGATCCGCGGGATGCGAGCGGCCACCTCATCGAGATCGATATTCGCCGCCCCGGTCACACCCTTGAGCGACACGTAGTAAATGTAGCCGCTGCCGGCGGCCGCCACCTCGGCGAAGCGCTGTTCGGACGAAGTCGGCGCGAGCAGAAAAATCGGGTCCAGGCCGGCGCTCTTTAGCGTCTGGGCAAATGCCTTGCACTCCTGCGGCGGATAATCCACCACCAACACGCCGTCGACGCCGGCGCTTTGGGCGGCATTGGTAAACACTTGCGGCCCCATGGCCTCGATCGGATTGGCGTAACCCATCAGCACCACCGGCGTGTCGCTGTCGGTGCGGCGGAACTCGCGCACCAGCTCCAGCACCTTGCGCAGGGTCATGCCCTTGGCCAGCGCACGCTCGGAAGCGCGCTGAATGGTTGGGCCATCGGCCATCGGGTCGGAGAACGGCACACCGAGTTCGATCACGTCAGCACCGCCTTCGACCAGCGCATGCATCAGCGCCACGGTGGCGGCGGGATCGGGGTCACCGGCGGTAATGAACGGAATCAGCGCCTTGCGCCCTTGCGCGCGCAGGCGTTGGAAACAATCGTGGATTTTCGACATGTTCGTCTTCATACGTCGGGGCATACCGGTGCATGCCCCAGCGCAAAATCAGAATTGGATGCCGGAACGTTCGGCAACGGTATGCATATCCTTGTCGCCGCGCCCGGACAGATTGACCAAGAGGATTTTGTCGCGCGCCAATTGCGGAGCGAGCCGGGCCGCATAGGCGAGCGCATGGGAAGATTCCAGCGCCGGGATGATGCCCTCGAAGCGGCAAAGGTCATGAAAAGCCTGCAACGCCTCGCTGTCGGTGACGCCGACATATTCGGCACGTCCGGAATCTTTCAGCCAGGCATGCTCAGGGCCGACGCCCGGATAGTCGAGTCCGGCGGAGACCGAATGGGTTTCGATGATCTGGCCGTCCTCGTCCTGCAACAGATAGGTGCGGTTGCCGTGCAGCACACCAGGACGCCCGGCAGTGAGCGAGGCCGCATGCCGACCGCTGTCTAGCCCGTCGCCGGCCGCCTCCACACCCACCAGGCGCACCGACTGGTGCGCCAGATAAGGGTGGAAGATGCCCATGGCGTTGGAGCCGCCACCGACGCAGGCGATCACATAGTCAGGCTGGCGGCCGGTCATCTCGGGCATTTGCTCGATGCACTCCTTGCCGATCACTGCCTGAAAGTCGCGCACCATCATCGGATAGGGGTGAGGCCCGGCCACCGTGCCGATGATGTAGAAGGTGTCGTGCACATTGGTGACCCAGTCGCGCATCGCTTCGTTGAGCGCATCTTTGAGAGTCTTGGAGCCGGACTCCACCGGCACCACGGTGGCCCCCAGCAGCTTCATCCGATAAACATTG
Coding sequences:
- the trpA gene encoding tryptophan synthase subunit alpha, coding for MSKIHDCFQRLRAQGRKALIPFITAGDPDPAATVALMHALVEGGADVIELGVPFSDPMADGPTIQRASERALAKGMTLRKVLELVREFRRTDSDTPVVLMGYANPIEAMGPQVFTNAAQSAGVDGVLVVDYPPQECKAFAQTLKSAGLDPIFLLAPTSSEQRFAEVAAAGSGYIYYVSLKGVTGAANIDLDEVAARIPRIRAAVGMPVCVGFGIRDAASARRIGEMADGVVIGSRIIEEIEHSAPAEVLVRVREFIAGIRKALDQIGETTR
- the trpB gene encoding tryptophan synthase subunit beta, coding for MQMADTPYQFPDANGHFGPYGGVFVAETLIPALEELGRAYADSLRDPAFWAEYHYELKHYVGRPSPIYHAKRWSERLGGAQIYLKREDLNHTGAHKVNNCIGQALLARRMGKPRVIAETGAGQHGVATATVAARYGMQCVVYMGAEDVKRQAANVYRMKLLGATVVPVESGSKTLKDALNEAMRDWVTNVHDTFYIIGTVAGPHPYPMMVRDFQAVIGKECIEQMPEMTGRQPDYVIACVGGGSNAMGIFHPYLAHQSVRLVGVEAAGDGLDSGRHAASLTAGRPGVLHGNRTYLLQDEDGQIIETHSVSAGLDYPGVGPEHAWLKDSGRAEYVGVTDSEALQAFHDLCRFEGIIPALESSHALAYAARLAPQLARDKILLVNLSGRGDKDMHTVAERSGIQF